From Echinicola jeungdonensis, the proteins below share one genomic window:
- a CDS encoding ATP-dependent helicase: protein MDYLKGLNPPQREAVEHTEGPLMIIAGAGSGKTRVLTYRIAHLIHAKKVDPFQILSLTFTNKAANEMRGRIEQLIGLEARNTWMGTFHSVFAKILRVESEKLGYPSNFTIYDTDDSKSLIKTIVKEMRLDDKIYKPNTVLSRISGAKNRLISWENYINDPYIKADDEAALKPKMGEIYRAYQKRLFKSSAMDFDDLLFNTNVLFRDHVDVLNKYQQKFRYVLVDEFQDTNLSQYLITKKLAAVHQNICVVGDDAQSIYAFRGADIQNILNFEKDYPDLFVVKLEQNYRSTKTIVEAANSIIEKNKAQLKKIVWTHNDHGDLVELIKSTSDNEEGRMVASAIFEERNNKKLNNSDFAVLYRTNSQSRAIEEALRKMNITYKIVGGLSFYQRKEIKDLMSYMRFVVNQDDEEAFKRIINYPKRGVGASSVEKILVAAYEHDIPLWEVLNNASSFLSGRAANSISDFTTMIKSFQMETERKDGYEAASTIAKQSGLLRELYEDKTIEGLNRYENVQELLNAIKEFVDNTENEDKSLGAFLQEIALLTDNDRDKDDTDAVTLMTIHSSKGLEFKQVFVVGMEEDLFPSQMMMQSREDLEEERRLFYVATTRAMEKLYLSYALTRYRFGRLLNCEPSRFLEEVDPSCIRVNKRKGSQLASTFRDQTNGREGKTGFIGLKRPATRAKTAKIHTPSPDFKPSNTNNLAEGMQVEHPKFGYGKVLKVEIEGSNKKATIGFKDFGDKTLLLSFAKLRIVE, encoded by the coding sequence ATGGATTATCTTAAAGGTTTAAACCCACCTCAAAGGGAAGCAGTAGAGCATACAGAAGGTCCGCTAATGATCATCGCGGGTGCTGGATCAGGAAAAACCAGGGTTTTGACCTATCGAATTGCCCATCTGATCCATGCAAAAAAAGTAGACCCCTTTCAAATATTATCACTGACTTTCACCAATAAGGCAGCCAATGAAATGAGGGGCAGGATAGAGCAGTTGATTGGCCTGGAAGCAAGAAATACCTGGATGGGAACCTTCCATTCTGTTTTTGCAAAAATCTTAAGGGTGGAATCAGAAAAGCTGGGCTATCCCTCCAATTTCACCATTTACGATACCGATGACAGCAAATCCCTGATCAAAACAATTGTCAAGGAAATGAGGCTGGATGACAAAATCTATAAGCCCAACACGGTGTTATCTAGAATATCCGGTGCAAAAAACAGGTTGATTTCATGGGAAAATTACATCAATGATCCTTATATCAAAGCCGATGATGAAGCTGCCCTTAAACCCAAAATGGGGGAAATATACCGGGCATACCAAAAAAGACTTTTTAAGTCTTCGGCCATGGACTTTGATGATTTGCTTTTCAATACCAATGTCCTATTCCGGGATCATGTGGATGTTTTGAACAAATATCAACAAAAGTTCAGGTATGTTTTGGTGGATGAGTTTCAGGACACCAATCTTTCCCAATACCTGATTACCAAAAAACTGGCAGCTGTCCACCAAAACATTTGCGTGGTGGGGGATGATGCCCAGAGTATATACGCCTTCCGTGGAGCCGACATTCAAAACATCCTCAATTTTGAAAAAGATTATCCGGACCTGTTTGTAGTAAAACTGGAACAAAACTACCGCTCCACCAAAACCATTGTAGAGGCAGCTAATTCAATTATCGAAAAAAATAAAGCCCAGCTTAAAAAAATCGTTTGGACACATAATGACCACGGAGACTTGGTTGAATTAATTAAGTCTACTTCCGATAATGAAGAAGGGAGAATGGTAGCCTCAGCCATTTTTGAAGAAAGAAATAACAAAAAGCTTAACAACAGTGATTTTGCAGTCCTTTATAGGACCAATTCCCAATCCAGGGCCATAGAGGAAGCCTTACGGAAGATGAACATCACTTATAAAATCGTGGGAGGCCTTTCCTTCTACCAAAGAAAGGAAATAAAGGATTTGATGTCCTACATGCGATTTGTAGTCAACCAGGATGATGAGGAAGCTTTCAAACGTATTATCAATTACCCAAAAAGAGGGGTAGGAGCGAGCAGTGTAGAAAAGATCCTGGTAGCCGCCTACGAGCACGATATCCCGCTTTGGGAAGTTCTCAATAATGCCTCCAGCTTCCTTTCCGGAAGGGCAGCAAACTCGATAAGTGATTTTACCACCATGATCAAAAGTTTCCAGATGGAAACCGAGAGGAAGGATGGTTACGAAGCTGCCTCCACCATTGCCAAACAATCCGGTTTGCTTCGAGAACTTTATGAGGACAAAACCATTGAAGGGCTCAACCGGTATGAAAATGTCCAGGAACTGCTCAATGCCATCAAAGAATTTGTGGACAACACGGAAAATGAAGACAAAAGCCTTGGCGCATTTCTTCAGGAAATCGCCCTCCTCACGGACAATGACAGGGATAAGGATGACACAGATGCCGTAACCTTAATGACCATCCACTCTTCAAAAGGTTTGGAATTCAAACAAGTATTTGTTGTGGGAATGGAAGAAGATCTTTTCCCTTCCCAAATGATGATGCAAAGCAGGGAAGACCTGGAAGAGGAACGGCGTCTTTTCTATGTGGCAACCACCCGGGCCATGGAAAAATTATACTTAAGCTATGCCCTTACCCGTTACCGTTTTGGACGTTTACTTAATTGTGAACCCAGCCGCTTTTTGGAAGAAGTGGACCCAAGTTGCATAAGGGTAAATAAAAGAAAAGGATCCCAGTTGGCGAGTACCTTCCGGGACCAAACCAATGGTAGAGAAGGTAAAACCGGATTTATCGGCTTAAAGAGACCTGCGACTCGGGCAAAAACTGCTAAAATCCATACCCCAAGCCCTGACTTCAAACCTTCCAACACCAATAACCTGGCAGAAGGTATGCAGGTTGAACACCCTAAATTCGGATATGGAAAAGTGCTGAAAGTGGAAATAGAAGGGAGCAATAAAAAAGCCACCATAGGATTTAAGGATTTTGGAGATAAGACTTTATTACTTAGCTTTGCAAAGCTTCGTATTGTTGAATAA
- a CDS encoding DUF4290 domain-containing protein → MIDNDKHKQSLILKEYGKNIQKLVTYITTVPDKTKRTEYAFTLVELMKQLNPHLKAENDQKLWDDLYIMSDFQLDVNAPFPMPEKELLGKKPQPVGYPEGEVKFKHYGRNIEKLIERAIEIENDEEQEAAIIYIGQLMRSFHSTWNRENFDDGIIIDDIKTLSKGKLHIDLEKVKENALFETNMRRDFKNGSQDSDQNNSGRRSKRRNNGGNYKKRRN, encoded by the coding sequence ATGATAGATAACGATAAGCATAAACAATCATTGATCTTGAAAGAATACGGCAAAAACATTCAGAAACTAGTGACCTACATCACTACCGTTCCTGATAAGACCAAACGTACAGAATACGCATTTACCCTTGTGGAGCTGATGAAGCAGCTTAACCCTCATCTAAAGGCTGAAAACGACCAAAAACTTTGGGACGACCTGTACATCATGTCAGATTTTCAGCTGGATGTAAATGCTCCCTTTCCTATGCCTGAAAAAGAATTGCTAGGTAAAAAACCCCAACCTGTAGGTTACCCGGAAGGAGAGGTTAAATTCAAACATTACGGCAGGAATATCGAAAAGCTGATCGAAAGGGCTATTGAAATCGAAAATGACGAGGAACAGGAAGCTGCTATTATCTACATTGGTCAATTGATGAGAAGTTTCCACTCCACATGGAACAGGGAAAATTTTGACGATGGAATCATCATAGATGACATTAAAACCCTAAGCAAGGGGAAACTGCACATTGACCTGGAAAAGGTAAAAGAAAATGCACTTTTTGAAACCAATATGCGCAGGGATTTTAAAAATGGTTCCCAGGATAGTGACCAAAACAATTCCGGCAGAAGAAGCAAAAGAAGAAATAACGGGGGCAACTACAAAAAACGCAGAAACTAA
- the murA gene encoding UDP-N-acetylglucosamine 1-carboxyvinyltransferase yields MSSFRVTGGLKLKGEITPQGAKNEALQILCAVLLTSETVTIHKIPNIRDVNKLIELLADMGVQTDKIGPESFSFNASKVDLSYLDSEKFLKKASTLRGSVMLLGPLLARFGQGKISKPGGDKIGRRRLDTHFVGFQKLGAKFHYDHQQEIYNIDGHQLKGTYMLLEEASVTGTANIIMAASMAQGKTTIYNAACEPYIQQLCEMLNRMGAKINGVGSNLLHIEGVKELKGTEHTLLPDMIEIGSFIGLAAMTQSEITIKNAKVDRLGLIPETFKRLGIKLEIRGDDIFIPSQKHYEIETFIDGSILTVADAIWPGFTPDLLSIVLVTAIQAKGTVLVHQKMFESRLFFVDKLIDMGAQIILCDPHRATVIGLDRKYPLKGIRMTSPDIRAGVSLLIAALSAKGSSIIDNVEQIDRGYQYIDQRLNALGADIVRLD; encoded by the coding sequence ATGTCTTCATTCCGAGTAACTGGGGGATTAAAACTAAAAGGCGAAATCACCCCTCAAGGGGCCAAAAATGAGGCCCTTCAAATTCTTTGCGCCGTACTTTTAACAAGTGAAACTGTAACAATCCACAAAATCCCCAATATCAGGGATGTCAATAAGCTCATCGAGCTGCTTGCTGATATGGGGGTACAAACTGACAAGATAGGTCCGGAAAGCTTTTCTTTTAATGCCTCCAAAGTAGACCTATCCTATTTGGATTCCGAAAAATTCTTAAAAAAGGCCTCGACACTCAGGGGGTCGGTCATGTTGCTTGGCCCATTGCTGGCCAGGTTTGGTCAGGGAAAAATTTCCAAACCAGGAGGGGATAAAATCGGACGAAGAAGGTTGGACACCCACTTTGTAGGTTTCCAAAAACTAGGTGCTAAATTCCACTATGACCATCAACAGGAAATATATAATATCGATGGGCATCAACTCAAGGGAACCTATATGCTCCTTGAGGAAGCTTCTGTAACCGGTACTGCCAATATTATTATGGCTGCCTCCATGGCCCAGGGAAAAACTACCATTTACAATGCCGCCTGCGAACCCTATATCCAGCAATTGTGTGAAATGCTGAACAGGATGGGCGCTAAAATCAACGGCGTAGGCTCCAATTTACTCCACATTGAAGGGGTTAAAGAACTCAAAGGCACAGAGCACACCCTGCTTCCCGACATGATTGAAATCGGATCCTTCATTGGTCTGGCTGCTATGACCCAATCCGAAATCACCATTAAAAATGCCAAGGTTGACCGCTTAGGCTTGATTCCGGAAACCTTCAAAAGGCTAGGAATAAAACTGGAGATTAGAGGTGATGATATATTTATCCCTTCCCAAAAGCATTATGAAATTGAAACTTTCATCGATGGATCCATCCTCACCGTAGCGGATGCCATTTGGCCTGGCTTTACTCCTGACCTTTTAAGTATTGTTTTGGTAACTGCCATTCAGGCAAAAGGTACTGTCCTGGTCCACCAAAAGATGTTCGAAAGCCGCTTGTTCTTTGTAGATAAATTGATCGACATGGGAGCTCAAATCATCCTTTGTGACCCTCACCGTGCAACAGTGATTGGTCTGGACAGAAAATACCCCCTGAAAGGTATCAGGATGACATCCCCAGATATCAGAGCTGGAGTTTCCCTGCTTATCGCGGCTTTATCTGCAAAAGGTTCTTCAATAATTGATAATGTGGAGCAAATTGACCGAGGTTATCAATATATTGACCAAAGGCTAAATGCCCTGGGCGCTGATATTGTCCGCCTAGATTAA
- a CDS encoding DoxX family protein, protein MKKLIFNQSILLNLSTLALIFRLALGVIFFAHGAQKVLGWYGGFGLEGTVGWMNGELGIPVFLAYISCFVEFLGGIFLILGFLTRVWAGALAINMLVAILIVHSGFFNPDGIEFPFAVMVLAIGSFLAGPGKLSIDANLGKN, encoded by the coding sequence ATGAAAAAATTAATATTTAATCAATCCATTTTACTCAATCTGTCAACCCTAGCTTTAATTTTTAGGTTAGCTTTAGGGGTTATCTTTTTTGCCCATGGAGCCCAAAAAGTCTTAGGCTGGTATGGAGGATTTGGACTGGAAGGAACCGTGGGCTGGATGAATGGCGAATTAGGCATCCCTGTATTTTTGGCTTATATCTCATGTTTTGTCGAATTTCTTGGTGGAATATTTCTGATCTTAGGTTTTTTAACTAGAGTTTGGGCAGGAGCCTTGGCTATCAATATGCTTGTGGCCATTTTAATTGTGCATTCAGGTTTCTTCAACCCTGATGGAATAGAATTTCCTTTTGCTGTCATGGTATTGGCTATAGGCTCTTTCTTGGCTGGCCCGGGAAAATTGAGCATCGATGCCAATTTGGGGAAAAATTAA
- a CDS encoding metallophosphoesterase, which produces MGLFFFMALVIFLACLFIDIDYKDNKKGIQRFKWIGISHISEDNPFEIIINKRISLDLDGIDGPYIIDDQLYKVNLQNGLVAQIIADRDSILVEVDNSDNDFFVVGLKDHYPKEACRYESPRKLVAISDIEGNFDAFYGFLVNNKIMDTSYNWTLGEGHLILLGDFVNRGKNVTQTLWLIYLLEEKARKENGKVHFILGNQEAIKLQGTPINLSDRYLRVAQEISQVRDWDKASKYVFSKASELGNWLRSKNAIEIIGDYLFVHGGISPELASLQLPLEEINQYTQENLDLPKKSLEALKNPTVKLVLGPKGPLNYRGFIMGYKNYKKASQKEIDHILNLLKVKKIVIGHIFVDDISKDYRNKIIRINVPHGMGKNSPQTKGLLIEDGMEYKINGKGEKERI; this is translated from the coding sequence ATGGGTTTATTTTTTTTTATGGCATTGGTCATTTTTTTGGCATGTTTATTCATTGATATTGACTACAAGGACAATAAAAAGGGCATTCAAAGGTTTAAATGGATTGGTATCAGCCATATTAGTGAAGACAACCCTTTTGAAATTATCATCAATAAAAGGATTTCATTGGACTTGGACGGCATTGACGGTCCTTATATAATTGATGATCAACTTTATAAAGTAAACCTTCAAAATGGCTTGGTTGCTCAAATCATTGCCGACAGAGATTCAATTTTAGTGGAGGTGGACAACTCTGACAATGACTTCTTTGTAGTCGGGCTAAAAGACCATTATCCAAAAGAAGCCTGCAGGTACGAATCCCCAAGAAAGTTGGTGGCCATCTCGGATATTGAGGGAAATTTTGATGCATTTTATGGCTTTTTGGTTAACAATAAGATTATGGACACCTCCTACAACTGGACTTTAGGAGAAGGCCATTTGATCTTATTGGGAGACTTTGTCAATAGGGGCAAAAATGTCACACAAACTCTTTGGCTAATTTATTTACTGGAAGAAAAAGCCCGGAAAGAAAATGGGAAGGTGCATTTTATATTAGGCAATCAAGAGGCCATTAAATTGCAAGGTACGCCTATTAATTTATCGGATAGATATTTGAGGGTTGCTCAGGAAATCAGCCAAGTCAGGGATTGGGACAAAGCAAGCAAGTATGTTTTTTCAAAAGCATCTGAACTTGGAAACTGGTTAAGGAGTAAAAATGCAATAGAAATAATTGGTGACTACCTGTTTGTCCACGGCGGTATTAGCCCCGAATTGGCCTCCTTACAATTACCTTTGGAAGAAATCAACCAATATACCCAAGAAAACCTTGATCTTCCCAAAAAATCACTGGAGGCCTTAAAAAACCCAACTGTCAAATTAGTCCTCGGACCTAAAGGCCCACTGAATTACAGGGGATTCATAATGGGTTATAAAAATTACAAAAAAGCCTCCCAAAAGGAAATAGATCATATCTTAAACTTATTAAAGGTAAAAAAAATAGTAATCGGGCATATTTTTGTGGACGACATCTCAAAAGATTATAGAAATAAAATTATTAGAATTAATGTTCCGCATGGTATGGGAAAAAATTCCCCTCAAACAAAAGGTTTATTGATTGAAGATGGCATGGAGTATAAAATAAATGGAAAGGGAGAAAAAGAAAGAATATAA
- the dnaN gene encoding DNA polymerase III subunit beta translates to MKFIVSSSALLKQLSGINGVVTTNPVVPILENFLFEIKEGKLTITASDLQTSMMTEIDVEAKEDGNIAVPARILIDTLKNLPEQPVTFSIDHDTYSVEISSDNGRYKLAGENATDFPKIPTVSEATAVEMSTEVLSSAINNTIFATSNDELRPAMTGVYVNLSDTNTTFVATDGHRLIRYRRVDIASQDASNIIIPRKALNLLKSTLPAENVPVTLEFNNSNAYFKFGNIQMICRLIDERFPDYENVIPVDNNNDMTIDRVEFLSSLKRIAIYANKTTHQVRLKLTGSELQISAEDLDFSNEANERLSCEHEGEDIEIGFNAKFLVEMLNNISAKEVTLKFSAPNRAGLIVPNDTGDNEDILMLVMPVMLNNYV, encoded by the coding sequence ATGAAATTTATTGTTTCTTCTTCTGCTTTATTGAAGCAGCTTTCAGGAATCAATGGGGTGGTGACCACCAATCCGGTTGTGCCTATATTAGAAAACTTTCTTTTTGAAATTAAAGAGGGAAAATTGACCATTACGGCATCCGACCTTCAGACCTCCATGATGACGGAAATTGATGTGGAAGCCAAGGAAGATGGAAATATTGCAGTCCCTGCCAGGATTTTGATTGATACTTTGAAAAATCTTCCAGAACAACCGGTGACTTTCAGTATCGATCACGATACTTATAGTGTGGAAATTAGTTCGGATAATGGTCGCTATAAATTGGCCGGGGAGAATGCTACAGATTTCCCGAAAATCCCCACAGTGTCGGAGGCAACGGCAGTGGAAATGTCAACAGAGGTGTTGAGCAGTGCCATCAACAATACGATTTTTGCCACCTCTAATGACGAGCTACGTCCTGCAATGACCGGTGTTTATGTCAATTTGAGCGATACAAACACTACTTTTGTGGCAACAGATGGTCATAGGTTGATCCGATATAGAAGAGTGGACATTGCCTCTCAGGATGCAAGCAATATTATAATTCCAAGAAAAGCATTGAACTTGTTGAAAAGCACCCTTCCGGCTGAAAATGTTCCTGTAACTTTGGAATTCAATAACTCCAATGCTTATTTCAAATTTGGAAATATCCAGATGATTTGCCGCTTGATCGATGAGCGGTTCCCGGATTATGAAAATGTAATCCCTGTGGATAATAATAATGATATGACCATTGACAGGGTAGAGTTTTTGAGCTCGCTGAAAAGGATTGCTATCTATGCCAATAAAACCACTCATCAGGTTAGGTTGAAATTAACAGGAAGTGAACTTCAGATTTCAGCAGAGGATCTTGACTTCTCCAATGAGGCCAATGAAAGGTTGTCTTGTGAACATGAGGGTGAAGATATTGAAATTGGATTCAATGCTAAGTTCCTGGTTGAAATGCTTAATAATATTTCTGCCAAAGAAGTGACCCTGAAATTCAGTGCTCCGAACCGAGCGGGACTTATTGTTCCTAATGATACTGGAGACAATGAAGATATTCTCATGTTGGTGATGCCGGTGATGTTGAACAACTATGTATAA
- the gldG gene encoding gliding motility-associated ABC transporter substrate-binding protein GldG has protein sequence MNQKNHKPWAVLGITLLIGLFLYGLQQFFPFRIDLTEENRYSIHSSTKDVLSQLEGPLYADILLTGELPGGMRRFQKNIKETLNTFNAYSNYPIHISFYDPLAIEEEKVQKEFIYYLADWGINPTNLMASENGGQSSRLIFPGVLISDGEKEVGALLLKGEKGMGPTAILNLSIENLEYELINLIQKLTQKKKKAVAMITNHGELQGDEGYGIVEALSGNYDVYKVPLQQAKKVEDLMSFDVIIIAGPKATFSQREVFLLDQYLMRGGKLLFSLDQLAVDINEAGEEGTVALPFDSGLDRLLFRYGIRINNDFVQDMNFGYYPVVAGDFGNQPQVKPMPWPFYVVANHMGDHVITKGLDQIKFEFVSSLDTVKADGVKKTPLVFSGSYSRVLSSPVQVAFQDMAEGPDIDLFNQNNLPLVYLLEGDFTSLFKNRFKPKEFEGTQAFENSQGKGAVLVIGDGDWIQSERDRSTGEPLPLGKDLFSKSTYANKNFLQNAVKYLVDPEGIMVTRGKELKIRPLDQQKIERQKSTWQLINIFVPIALVWAVGVFKVYGRRLKYSKKMRD, from the coding sequence ATGAATCAAAAAAATCATAAGCCTTGGGCTGTACTTGGTATAACTTTATTAATTGGACTTTTTTTATATGGATTGCAGCAGTTCTTTCCTTTTCGAATTGATCTTACTGAGGAAAACCGGTATTCCATCCATTCTTCCACAAAGGATGTATTAAGTCAGTTGGAAGGACCTTTATATGCTGATATCCTTCTGACCGGGGAGCTTCCGGGTGGAATGCGAAGGTTTCAGAAAAATATAAAGGAAACCCTTAATACCTTTAATGCCTACAGCAATTATCCCATTCATATCAGTTTTTATGATCCTTTGGCCATTGAAGAAGAAAAGGTGCAAAAGGAATTCATTTATTATTTGGCGGATTGGGGAATTAATCCAACTAACCTGATGGCCAGTGAAAATGGAGGCCAATCTTCCCGCCTTATTTTTCCCGGGGTTTTAATTAGTGATGGAGAAAAAGAAGTTGGGGCTCTTTTGTTAAAGGGGGAAAAAGGAATGGGGCCCACCGCCATTCTGAATTTATCCATAGAAAATCTGGAATATGAGCTGATCAATCTCATCCAAAAACTTACCCAAAAAAAGAAAAAGGCAGTTGCCATGATTACCAATCATGGAGAACTACAAGGGGATGAGGGCTACGGAATTGTAGAGGCATTGTCCGGTAACTATGATGTTTATAAAGTCCCCTTGCAACAAGCAAAAAAAGTGGAGGATTTAATGAGCTTTGATGTCATAATTATTGCGGGACCAAAAGCCACTTTCAGCCAAAGAGAGGTGTTTTTGCTGGATCAATACCTTATGCGCGGTGGAAAACTATTGTTTTCACTGGATCAACTAGCTGTGGATATTAATGAAGCAGGGGAAGAAGGGACAGTGGCCTTACCTTTTGATTCTGGTTTGGACCGATTGCTTTTCCGGTATGGAATCCGGATCAATAATGATTTTGTCCAGGATATGAATTTTGGGTATTACCCCGTTGTGGCTGGAGATTTTGGCAATCAACCTCAGGTGAAGCCCATGCCCTGGCCTTTTTATGTAGTGGCCAATCATATGGGGGACCATGTAATAACCAAAGGACTTGACCAAATAAAATTTGAATTTGTAAGTTCCCTTGATACCGTAAAAGCAGATGGGGTAAAGAAAACTCCCCTGGTATTTTCGGGCAGTTATAGCAGGGTATTGTCATCACCGGTACAAGTAGCCTTTCAAGATATGGCTGAAGGCCCTGATATTGATTTGTTTAACCAAAATAATCTCCCCTTGGTATATTTGTTAGAAGGGGATTTCACCTCCCTTTTTAAAAATAGGTTTAAGCCTAAAGAGTTTGAAGGAACTCAGGCCTTTGAAAATTCCCAAGGGAAGGGAGCTGTTTTGGTAATTGGAGATGGGGATTGGATACAAAGTGAAAGGGATAGGTCCACTGGGGAGCCTCTTCCACTTGGAAAGGACCTTTTTTCAAAATCCACTTACGCCAATAAGAACTTTTTACAAAATGCGGTAAAGTATTTGGTTGACCCGGAAGGGATTATGGTGACCAGAGGAAAAGAGCTGAAAATTCGGCCTTTGGATCAACAAAAAATAGAACGTCAAAAATCAACCTGGCAACTAATTAATATTTTTGTCCCTATTGCCCTTGTTTGGGCGGTTGGGGTCTTCAAGGTTTATGGTAGGAGGCTGAAATATTCGAAGAAAATGAGGGATTGA
- the gldF gene encoding gliding motility-associated ABC transporter permease subunit GldF, whose product MRALVFKEINSFFNHLIGYLILTVFLLALGLIVWVFPETSVLEYGFADLEAMFVYTPYVFVFLVPAITMRMIAEEKMSGTWELLMTSPLKPSSIVLAKYAAAISVLILALIPTMVYYFSVYYLGSPQGNLDSAGFFGSFIGLILIGAVFGAIGLLGSSLSSNQITAFVVGVFLCFFLYFGLSSLASLSGMRSLSVYLEAFSMSYHFQNLGRGVIDSADLFYFVGWIIFLLMLTILMIRRK is encoded by the coding sequence ATGAGGGCACTGGTTTTTAAGGAAATCAATTCTTTTTTTAACCATCTGATTGGATACCTCATCCTAACAGTTTTTTTGTTAGCGCTTGGATTGATAGTTTGGGTTTTTCCAGAAACCAGTGTGCTGGAATATGGTTTTGCAGATTTGGAGGCAATGTTTGTATATACCCCATATGTTTTTGTCTTTTTGGTTCCTGCCATCACTATGAGGATGATTGCTGAAGAAAAAATGTCCGGAACCTGGGAATTGTTGATGACCTCTCCCTTAAAACCCTCTTCTATTGTGTTGGCTAAATATGCAGCAGCCATTTCGGTGTTGATATTGGCTTTAATACCTACAATGGTGTATTATTTTAGTGTTTATTATTTGGGTTCCCCACAGGGAAATCTGGACAGCGCAGGTTTTTTCGGGTCTTTTATAGGATTAATATTAATTGGAGCGGTATTTGGGGCCATTGGTTTACTGGGCTCATCCCTTTCCTCCAATCAAATTACAGCATTTGTTGTCGGAGTGTTTTTGTGCTTCTTCCTTTATTTTGGATTATCCTCACTGGCCTCTTTGTCTGGAATGAGGAGCCTGTCCGTTTATCTGGAGGCATTTAGCATGAGTTATCATTTCCAAAATTTGGGGCGAGGGGTTATTGATTCAGCGGACCTTTTTTATTTTGTGGGCTGGATAATTTTTCTTTTGATGTTGACCATATTAATGATCAGGAGGAAATGA
- the gldA gene encoding gliding motility-associated ABC transporter ATP-binding subunit GldA translates to MSLEVKALTKIFEKQKALDQISFSAQAGQILGFLGPNGAGKSTTMKIAAGYLLPDEGDVWVQGMSVLEQPKLVSKILGYLPENNPLYLDMYVREFLKFVAGLYQLKGEYATKRIDQVVDRCGLGPEQHKKIGQLSKGYRQRVGLAKTLVHDPLVIILDEPTTGLDPNQLVEIRKLIKEISKEKTLILSTHVMQEVELLCDKVVIIHQGKIVAQDLLQNLKSTQGRVALFLETEEPLEKAWFVDLKGVKDIQWLENNSCQISTDQPQQLRKSLLQLIQEKNLSLNSLKQQEQNLEAVFHDLTGAKI, encoded by the coding sequence ATGTCCCTGGAAGTAAAAGCCCTTACCAAGATTTTTGAAAAGCAAAAGGCATTGGACCAGATTTCATTTTCTGCCCAAGCAGGCCAGATCCTAGGCTTTTTAGGACCAAATGGTGCTGGCAAGTCAACTACCATGAAAATTGCGGCAGGCTATTTGCTCCCAGATGAGGGGGATGTTTGGGTGCAGGGCATGTCGGTATTGGAGCAGCCCAAATTGGTTAGTAAAATCTTGGGATATTTGCCAGAAAACAATCCCTTATACCTGGATATGTATGTTCGGGAATTTTTGAAATTTGTTGCGGGGCTTTACCAGTTGAAAGGAGAATATGCAACCAAAAGAATCGATCAGGTTGTGGACCGATGTGGTCTTGGCCCGGAACAGCATAAAAAGATAGGGCAGCTTTCCAAGGGGTACAGGCAAAGAGTAGGGCTGGCCAAAACTTTGGTTCATGACCCGTTGGTTATCATTTTAGATGAACCTACCACTGGATTGGACCCTAATCAATTGGTGGAAATTAGAAAACTCATTAAGGAAATAAGTAAAGAAAAAACCTTGATCCTTAGCACACATGTAATGCAGGAGGTGGAATTGCTTTGTGATAAAGTGGTGATTATTCACCAAGGAAAAATTGTGGCTCAGGACCTTCTTCAAAATTTAAAATCCACTCAAGGCAGGGTGGCTTTATTTTTGGAAACGGAAGAACCTTTAGAAAAGGCTTGGTTTGTAGACCTGAAAGGGGTAAAGGATATCCAATGGTTGGAAAATAATAGTTGTCAAATTTCAACTGACCAACCCCAGCAATTGAGAAAATCCTTGCTCCAACTCATCCAGGAAAAAAATCTATCTTTGAATAGTTTAAAACAACAAGAGCAAAATTTGGAGGCGGTATTTCATGATCTAACTGGGGCTAAGATATGA